In one window of Oncorhynchus kisutch isolate 150728-3 unplaced genomic scaffold, Okis_V2 scaffold4017, whole genome shotgun sequence DNA:
- the LOC116373086 gene encoding rab11 family-interacting protein 3-like isoform X3, producing MRCWVSQADQQVSIRYWVSQADQQVSIRYWVSQADQQVSIRYWVSQADQQVSIRYWVSQADQQVSMRCWVSQADQQVSMRCWVSQADQQVSIRCWVSQADQQVSIRCWVSQADQQVSMRCWDQQVSIRCCVSQADQQVSMRCWVSQADQQVSIRYWVSQADQQVSIRYWVSQADQQVSMRCWVSQADQQVSMRCWVSQADQQVSMRCWVSQADQQVSMRCWVSQADQQVSMRCWDQQVSIRYWVSQADQQVSIRCWVSQADQQVSMMCWVSQADQQVSMRCWVSQADQQVSMRCWVSQADQQVSMRCWVSQADQQVSIRYWVSQADQQVSMRCCVSQADQQVSMRCWVSQADQQVSIRCCVSQADQQVSMRCWVSQADQQVSMRCWDQQVSIRYWVSQADQQVSIRCWVSQADQQVSIRFWVSQADQQVSMMCWVSQADQQVSMRCWVSQADQQVSMRCWVSQADQQVSMRCWVSQADQQVSIRYWVSQADQQVSIRYWVSQADQKVSMRCWVSQADQQVSMRCWDQQVSIRCCVSQADQQVSMRCWVSQADQQVSIRYWVSQADQQVSIRYWVSQADQQVSMRCWVSQADQQVSMRCWDQQVSIRCCVSQADQQVSIRYWVSQADQQVSIRCWASQADQQVSMRCWVSQADQVSIRFWVSQADQQV from the exons ATGAGGTgttgggttagtcaggctgatcagcAAGTCTCAATACGCTattgggttagtcaggctgatcagcAAGTCTCAATAAGGTattgggttagtcaggctgatcagcAAGTCTCAATACGCTattgggttagtcaggctgatcaacAAGTCTCAATAAGGTattgggttagtcaggctgatcagcAAGTCTCAATGAGGTgttgggttagtcaggctgatcaacAAGTCTCAATGAG GTgttgggttagtcaggctgatcaacAAGTCTCAATAAGGTgttgggttagtcaggctgatcagcAAGTCTCAATAAGGTgttgggttagtcaggctgatcaacAAGTCTCAATGAGGTGTTGGGATCAACAAGTCTCAATAAGGTGTtgtgttagtcaggctgatcaacAAGTCTCAATGAGGTgttgggttagtcaggctgatcaacAAGTCTCAATAAGGTattgggttagtcaggctgatcaacAAGTCTCAATAAGGTattgggttagtcaggctgatcaacAAGTCTCAATGAGGTgttgggttagtcaggctgatcaacAAGTCTCAATGAGGTgttgggttagtcaggctgatcagcAAGTCTCAATGAGGTgttgggttagtcaggctgatcagcAAGTCTCAATGAGGTgttgggttagtcaggctgatcaacAAGTCTCAATGAGGTGTTGGGATCAACAAGTCTCAATACGCTattgggttagtcaggctgatcagcAAGTCTCAATAAGGTgttgggttagtcaggctgatcagcAAGTCTCAATGATGTgttgggttagtcaggctgatcagcAAGTCTCAATGAGGTgttgggttagtcaggctgatcagcAAGTCTCAATGAGGTgttgggttagtcaggctgatcagcAAGTCTCAATGAGGTgttgggttagtcaggctgatcaacAAGTCTCAATAAGGTattgggttagtcaggctgatcagcAAGTCTCAATGAGGTGTtgtgttagtcaggctgatcagcAAGTCTCAATGAGGTgttgggttagtcaggctgatcaacAAGTCTCAATAAGGTGTtgtgttagtcaggctgatcagcAAGTCTCAATGAGGTgttgggttagtcaggctgatcagcAAGTCTCAATGAGGTGTTGGGATCAACAAGTCTCAATACGCTattgggttagtcaggctgatcagcAAGTCTCAATAAGGTgttgggttagtcaggctgatcagcAAGTCTCAATAAGGTtttgggttagtcaggctgatcagcAAGTCTCAATGATGTgttgggttagtcaggctgatcagcAAGTCTCAATGAGGTgttgggttagtcaggctgatcagcAAGTCTCAATGAGGTgttgggttagtcaggctgatcaacAAGTCTCAATGAGGTgttgggttagtcaggctgatcaacAAGTCTCAATAAGGTattgggttagtcaggctgatcaacAAGTCTCAATAAGGTattgggttagtcaggctgatcagaaagtctcaatgaggtgttgggttagtcaggctgatcaacAAGTCTCAATGAGGTGTTGGGATCAACAAGTCTCAATAAGGTGTtgtgttagtcaggctgatcaacAAGTCTCAATGAGGTgttgggttagtcaggctgatcaacAAGTCTCAATAAGGTattgggttagtcaggctgatcaacAAGTCTCAATAAGGTattgggttagtcaggctgatcaacAAGTCTCAATGAGGTgttgggttagtcaggctgatcaacAAGTCTCAATGAGGTGTTGGGATCAACAAGTCTCAATAAGGTGTtgt
- the LOC116373086 gene encoding rab11 family-interacting protein 3-like isoform X18 — MRCWVSQADQQVSIRYWVSQADQQVSIRYWVSQADQQVSIRYWVSQADQQVSIRYWVSQADQQVSMRCWVSQADQQVSMRCWDQQVSIRCCVSQADQQVSIRCWVSQADQQVSIRCWVSQADQQVSIRCWVSQADQQVSMRCWDQQVSIRCCVSQADQQVSMRCWVSQADQQVSIRYWVSQADQQVSIRYWVSQADQQVSMRCWVSQADQQVSMRCWVSQADQQVSMRCWVSQADQQVSMRCWVSQADQQVSMRCWVSQADQQVSIRYWVSQADQQVSMRCCVSQADQQVSMRCWVSQADQQVSIRCCVSQADQQVSMRCWVSQADQQVSMRCWDQQVSIRYWVSQADQQVSIRCWVSQADQQVSIRFWVSQADQQVSMMCWVSQADQQVSMRCWVSQADQQVSMRCWVSQADQQVSMRCWVSQADQQVSIRYWVSQADQQVSIRYWVSQADQKVSMRCWVSQADQQVSMRCWDQQVSIRCCVSQADQQVSMRCWVSQADQQVSIRYWVSQADQQVSIRYWVSQADQQVSMRCWVSQADQQVSMRCWDQQVSIRCCVSQADQQVSIRYWVSQADQQVSIRCWASQADQQVSMRCWVSQADQVSIRFWVSQADQQV; from the exons ATGAGGTgttgggttagtcaggctgatcagcAAGTCTCAATACGCTattgggttagtcaggctgatcagcAAGTCTCAATAAGGTattgggttagtcaggctgatcagcAAGTCTCAATACGCTattgggttagtcaggctgatcaacAAGTCTCAATAAGGTattgggttagtcaggctgatcagcAAGTCTCAATGAGGTgttgggttagtcaggctgatcaacAAGTCTCAATGAGGTGTTGGGATCAACAAGTCTCAATAAGGTGTtgtgttagtcaggctgatcagcAAGTCTCAATAAGGTgttgggttagtcaggctgatcaacAAGTCTCAATAAGGTgttgggttagtcaggctgatcagcAAGTCTCAATAAGGTgttgggttagtcaggctgatcaacAAGTCTCAATGAGGTGTTGGGATCAACAAGTCTCAATAAGGTGTtgtgttagtcaggctgatcaacAAGTCTCAATGAGGTgttgggttagtcaggctgatcaacAAGTCTCAATAAGGTattgggttagtcaggctgatcaacAAGTCTCAATAAGGTattgggttagtcaggctgatcaacAAGTCTCAATGAGGTgttgggttagtcaggctgatcaacAAGTCTCAATGAGGTgttgggttagtcaggctgatcagcAAGTCTCAATGAGGTgttgggttagtcaggctgatcagcAAGTCTCAATGAGGTgttgggttagtcaggctgatcaacAAGTCTCAATGAG GTgttgggttagtcaggctgatcaacAAGTCTCAATAAGGTattgggttagtcaggctgatcagcAAGTCTCAATGAGGTGTtgtgttagtcaggctgatcagcAAGTCTCAATGAGGTgttgggttagtcaggctgatcaacAAGTCTCAATAAGGTGTtgtgttagtcaggctgatcagcAAGTCTCAATGAGGTgttgggttagtcaggctgatcagcAAGTCTCAATGAGGTGTTGGGATCAACAAGTCTCAATACGCTattgggttagtcaggctgatcagcAAGTCTCAATAAGGTgttgggttagtcaggctgatcagcAAGTCTCAATAAGGTtttgggttagtcaggctgatcagcAAGTCTCAATGATGTgttgggttagtcaggctgatcagcAAGTCTCAATGAGGTgttgggttagtcaggctgatcagcAAGTCTCAATGAGGTgttgggttagtcaggctgatcaacAAGTCTCAATGAGGTgttgggttagtcaggctgatcaacAAGTCTCAATAAGGTattgggttagtcaggctgatcaacAAGTCTCAATAAGGTattgggttagtcaggctgatcagaaagtctcaatgaggtgttgggttagtcaggctgatcaacAAGTCTCAATGAGGTGTTGGGATCAACAAGTCTCAATAAGGTGTtgtgttagtcaggctgatcaacAAGTCTCAATGAGGTgttgggttagtcaggctgatcaacAAGTCTCAATAAGGTattgggttagtcaggctgatcaacAAGTCTCAATAAGGTattgggttagtcaggctgatcaacAAGTCTCAATGAGGTgttgggttagtcaggctgatcaacAAGTCTCAATGAGGTGTTGGGATCAACAAGTCTCAATAAGGTGTtgt
- the LOC116373086 gene encoding rab11 family-interacting protein 3-like isoform X16 translates to MRCWVSQADQQVSIRYWVSQADQQVSIRYWVSQADQQVSIRYWVSQADQQVSIRYWVSQADQQVSMRCWVSQADQQVSMRCWDQQVSIRCCVSQADQQVSIRCWVSQADQQVSIRCWVSQADQQVSIRCWVSQADQQVSMRCWDQQVSIRCCVSQADQQVSMRCWVSQADQQVSIRYWVSQADQQVSIRYWVSQADQQVSMRCWVSQADQQVSMRCWVSQADQQVSMRCWVSQADQQVSMRCWVSQADQQVSMRCWDQQVSIRYWVSQADQQVSIRCWVSQADQQVSMMCWVSQADQQVSMRCWVSQADQQVSMRCWVSQADQQVSMRCWVSQADQQVSIRYWVSQADQQVSMRCCVSQADQQVSMRCWVSQADQQVSIRCCVSQADQQVSMRCWVSQADQQVSMRCWVSQADQQVSMRCWVSQADQQVSIRYWVSQADQQVSIRYWVSQADQKVSMRCWVSQADQQVSMRCWDQQVSIRCCVSQADQQVSMRCWVSQADQQVSIRYWVSQADQQVSIRYWVSQADQQVSMRCWVSQADQQVSMRCWDQQVSIRCCVSQADQQVSIRYWVSQADQQVSIRCWASQADQQVSMRCWVSQADQVSIRFWVSQADQQV, encoded by the exons ATGAGGTgttgggttagtcaggctgatcagcAAGTCTCAATACGCTattgggttagtcaggctgatcagcAAGTCTCAATAAGGTattgggttagtcaggctgatcagcAAGTCTCAATACGCTattgggttagtcaggctgatcaacAAGTCTCAATAAGGTattgggttagtcaggctgatcagcAAGTCTCAATGAGGTgttgggttagtcaggctgatcaacAAGTCTCAATGAGGTGTTGGGATCAACAAGTCTCAATAAGGTGTtgtgttagtcaggctgatcagcAAGTCTCAATAAGGTgttgggttagtcaggctgatcaacAAGTCTCAATAAGGTgttgggttagtcaggctgatcagcAAGTCTCAATAAGGTgttgggttagtcaggctgatcaacAAGTCTCAATGAGGTGTTGGGATCAACAAGTCTCAATAAGGTGTtgtgttagtcaggctgatcaacAAGTCTCAATGAGGTgttgggttagtcaggctgatcaacAAGTCTCAATAAGGTattgggttagtcaggctgatcaacAAGTCTCAATAAGGTattgggttagtcaggctgatcaacAAGTCTCAATGAGGTgttgggttagtcaggctgatcaacAAGTCTCAATGAGGTgttgggttagtcaggctgatcagcAAGTCTCAATGAGGTgttgggttagtcaggctgatcagcAAGTCTCAATGAGGTgttgggttagtcaggctgatcaacAAGTCTCAATGAGGTGTTGGGATCAACAAGTCTCAATACGCTattgggttagtcaggctgatcagcAAGTCTCAATAAGGTgttgggttagtcaggctgatcagcAAGTCTCAATGATGTgttgggttagtcaggctgatcagcAAGTCTCAATGAGGTgttgggttagtcaggctgatcagcAAGTCTCAATGAGGTgttgggttagtcaggctgatcagcAAGTCTCAATGAGGTgttgggttagtcaggctgatcaacAAGTCTCAATAAGGTattgggttagtcaggctgatcagcAAGTCTCAATGAGGTGTtgtgttagtcaggctgatcagcAAGTCTCAATGAGGTgttgggttagtcaggctgatcaacAAGTCTCAATAAGGTGTtgtgttagtcaggctgatcagcAAGTCTCAATGAGGTgttgggttagtcaggctgatcagcAAGTCTCAATGAG GTgttgggttagtcaggctgatcaacAAGTCTCAATGAGGTgttgggttagtcaggctgatcaacAAGTCTCAATAAGGTattgggttagtcaggctgatcaacAAGTCTCAATAAGGTattgggttagtcaggctgatcagaaagtctcaatgaggtgttgggttagtcaggctgatcaacAAGTCTCAATGAGGTGTTGGGATCAACAAGTCTCAATAAGGTGTtgtgttagtcaggctgatcaacAAGTCTCAATGAGGTgttgggttagtcaggctgatcaacAAGTCTCAATAAGGTattgggttagtcaggctgatcaacAAGTCTCAATAAGGTattgggttagtcaggctgatcaacAAGTCTCAATGAGGTgttgggttagtcaggctgatcaacAAGTCTCAATGAGGTGTTGGGATCAACAAGTCTCAATAAGGTGTtgt
- the LOC116373086 gene encoding rab11 family-interacting protein 3-like isoform X13 translates to MRCWVSQADQQVSIRYWVSQADQQVSIRYWVSQADQQVSIRYWVSQADQQVSIRYWVSQADQQVSMRCWVSQADQQVSMRCWDQQVSIRCCVSQADQQVSIRCWVSQADQQVSIRCWVSQADQQVSIRCWVSQADQQVSMRCWDQQVSIRCCVSQADQQVSMRCWVSQADQQVSIRYWVSQADQQVSIRYWVSQADQQVSMRCWVSQADQQVSMRCWVSQADQQVSMRCWVSQADQQVSMRCWVSQADQQVSMRCWDQQVSIRYWVSQADQQVSIRCWVSQADQQVSMMCWVSQADQQVSMRCWVSQADQQVSMRCWVSQADQQVSMRCWVSQADQQVSIRYWVSQADQQVSMRCCVSQADQQVSMRCWVSQADQQVSIRCCVSQADQQVSMRCWVSQADQQVSMRCWVSQADQQVSMRCWVSQADQQVSMRCWVSQADQQVSIRYWVSQADQQVSIRYWVSQADQKVSMRCWVSQADQQVSMRCWDQQVSIRCCVSQADQQVSMRCWVSQADQQVSIRYWVSQADQQVSIRYWVSQADQQVSMRCWVSQADQQVSMRCWDQQVSIRCCVSQADQQVSIRYWVSQADQQVSIRCWASQADQQVSMRCWVSQADQVSIRFWVSQADQQV, encoded by the exons ATGAGGTgttgggttagtcaggctgatcagcAAGTCTCAATACGCTattgggttagtcaggctgatcagcAAGTCTCAATAAGGTattgggttagtcaggctgatcagcAAGTCTCAATACGCTattgggttagtcaggctgatcaacAAGTCTCAATAAGGTattgggttagtcaggctgatcagcAAGTCTCAATGAGGTgttgggttagtcaggctgatcaacAAGTCTCAATGAGGTGTTGGGATCAACAAGTCTCAATAAGGTGTtgtgttagtcaggctgatcagcAAGTCTCAATAAGGTgttgggttagtcaggctgatcaacAAGTCTCAATAAGGTgttgggttagtcaggctgatcagcAAGTCTCAATAAGGTgttgggttagtcaggctgatcaacAAGTCTCAATGAGGTGTTGGGATCAACAAGTCTCAATAAGGTGTtgtgttagtcaggctgatcaacAAGTCTCAATGAGGTgttgggttagtcaggctgatcaacAAGTCTCAATAAGGTattgggttagtcaggctgatcaacAAGTCTCAATAAGGTattgggttagtcaggctgatcaacAAGTCTCAATGAGGTgttgggttagtcaggctgatcaacAAGTCTCAATGAGGTgttgggttagtcaggctgatcagcAAGTCTCAATGAGGTgttgggttagtcaggctgatcagcAAGTCTCAATGAGGTgttgggttagtcaggctgatcaacAAGTCTCAATGAGGTGTTGGGATCAACAAGTCTCAATACGCTattgggttagtcaggctgatcagcAAGTCTCAATAAGGTgttgggttagtcaggctgatcagcAAGTCTCAATGATGTgttgggttagtcaggctgatcagcAAGTCTCAATGAGGTgttgggttagtcaggctgatcagcAAGTCTCAATGAGGTgttgggttagtcaggctgatcagcAAGTCTCAATGAGGTgttgggttagtcaggctgatcaacAAGTCTCAATAAGGTattgggttagtcaggctgatcagcAAGTCTCAATGAGGTGTtgtgttagtcaggctgatcagcAAGTCTCAATGAGGTgttgggttagtcaggctgatcaacAAGTCTCAATAAGGTGTtgtgttagtcaggctgatcagcAAGTCTCAATGAGGTgttgggttagtcaggctgatcagcAAGTCTCAATGAG GTgttgggttagtcaggctgatcagcAAGTCTCAATGAGGTgttgggttagtcaggctgatcaacAAGTCTCAATGAGGTgttgggttagtcaggctgatcaacAAGTCTCAATAAGGTattgggttagtcaggctgatcaacAAGTCTCAATAAGGTattgggttagtcaggctgatcagaaagtctcaatgaggtgttgggttagtcaggctgatcaacAAGTCTCAATGAGGTGTTGGGATCAACAAGTCTCAATAAGGTGTtgtgttagtcaggctgatcaacAAGTCTCAATGAGGTgttgggttagtcaggctgatcaacAAGTCTCAATAAGGTattgggttagtcaggctgatcaacAAGTCTCAATAAGGTattgggttagtcaggctgatcaacAAGTCTCAATGAGGTgttgggttagtcaggctgatcaacAAGTCTCAATGAGGTGTTGGGATCAACAAGTCTCAATAAGGTGTtgt
- the LOC116373086 gene encoding rab11 family-interacting protein 3-like isoform X2, whose product MRCWVSQADQQVSIRYWVSQADQQVSIRYWVSQADQQVSIRYWVSQADQQVSIRYWVSQADQQVSMRCWVSQADQQVSMRCWDQQVSIRCCVSQADQQVSIRCWVSQADQQVSIRCWVSQADQQVSIRCWVSQADQQVSMRCWDQQVSIRCCVSQADQQVSMRCWVSQADQQVSIRYWVSQADQQVSIRYWVSQADQQVSMRCWVSQADQQVSMRCWVSQADQQVSMRCWVSQADQQVSMRCWVSQADQQVSMRCWDQQVSIRYWVSQADQQVSIRCWVSQADQQVSMMCWVSQADQQVSMRCWVSQADQQVSMRCWVSQADQQVSMRCWVSQADQQVSIRYWVSQADQQVSMRCCVSQADQQVSMRCWVSQADQQVSIRCCVSQADQQVSMRCWVSQADQQVSMRCWVSQADQQVSIRFWVSQADQQVSMMCWVSQADQQVSMRCWVSQADQQVSMRCWVSQADQQVSMRCWVSQADQQVSIRYWVSQADQQVSIRYWVSQADQKVSMRCWVSQADQQVSMRCWDQQVSIRCCVSQADQQVSMRCWVSQADQQVSIRYWVSQADQQVSIRYWVSQADQQVSMRCWVSQADQQVSMRCWDQQVSIRCCVSQADQQVSIRYWVSQADQQVSIRCWASQADQQVSMRCWVSQADQVSIRFWVSQADQQV is encoded by the exons ATGAGGTgttgggttagtcaggctgatcagcAAGTCTCAATACGCTattgggttagtcaggctgatcagcAAGTCTCAATAAGGTattgggttagtcaggctgatcagcAAGTCTCAATACGCTattgggttagtcaggctgatcaacAAGTCTCAATAAGGTattgggttagtcaggctgatcagcAAGTCTCAATGAGGTgttgggttagtcaggctgatcaacAAGTCTCAATGAGGTGTTGGGATCAACAAGTCTCAATAAGGTGTtgtgttagtcaggctgatcagcAAGTCTCAATAAGGTgttgggttagtcaggctgatcaacAAGTCTCAATAAGGTgttgggttagtcaggctgatcagcAAGTCTCAATAAGGTgttgggttagtcaggctgatcaacAAGTCTCAATGAGGTGTTGGGATCAACAAGTCTCAATAAGGTGTtgtgttagtcaggctgatcaacAAGTCTCAATGAGGTgttgggttagtcaggctgatcaacAAGTCTCAATAAGGTattgggttagtcaggctgatcaacAAGTCTCAATAAGGTattgggttagtcaggctgatcaacAAGTCTCAATGAGGTgttgggttagtcaggctgatcaacAAGTCTCAATGAGGTgttgggttagtcaggctgatcagcAAGTCTCAATGAGGTgttgggttagtcaggctgatcagcAAGTCTCAATGAGGTgttgggttagtcaggctgatcaacAAGTCTCAATGAGGTGTTGGGATCAACAAGTCTCAATACGCTattgggttagtcaggctgatcagcAAGTCTCAATAAGGTgttgggttagtcaggctgatcagcAAGTCTCAATGATGTgttgggttagtcaggctgatcagcAAGTCTCAATGAGGTgttgggttagtcaggctgatcagcAAGTCTCAATGAGGTgttgggttagtcaggctgatcagcAAGTCTCAATGAGGTgttgggttagtcaggctgatcaacAAGTCTCAATAAGGTattgggttagtcaggctgatcagcAAGTCTCAATGAGGTGTtgtgttagtcaggctgatcagcAAGTCTCAATGAGGTgttgggttagtcaggctgatcaacAAGTCTCAATAAGGTGTtgtgttagtcaggctgatcagcAAGTCTCAATGAGGTgttgggttagtcaggctgatcagcAAGTCTCAATGAG GTgttgggttagtcaggctgatcagcAAGTCTCAATAAGGTtttgggttagtcaggctgatcagcAAGTCTCAATGATGTgttgggttagtcaggctgatcagcAAGTCTCAATGAGGTgttgggttagtcaggctgatcagcAAGTCTCAATGAGGTgttgggttagtcaggctgatcaacAAGTCTCAATGAGGTgttgggttagtcaggctgatcaacAAGTCTCAATAAGGTattgggttagtcaggctgatcaacAAGTCTCAATAAGGTattgggttagtcaggctgatcagaaagtctcaatgaggtgttgggttagtcaggctgatcaacAAGTCTCAATGAGGTGTTGGGATCAACAAGTCTCAATAAGGTGTtgtgttagtcaggctgatcaacAAGTCTCAATGAGGTgttgggttagtcaggctgatcaacAAGTCTCAATAAGGTattgggttagtcaggctgatcaacAAGTCTCAATAAGGTattgggttagtcaggctgatcaacAAGTCTCAATGAGGTgttgggttagtcaggctgatcaacAAGTCTCAATGAGGTGTTGGGATCAACAAGTCTCAATAAGGTGTtgt
- the LOC116373086 gene encoding rab11 family-interacting protein 3-like isoform X5: MRCWVSQADQQVSIRYWVSQADQQVSIRYWVSQADQQVSIRYWVSQADQQVSIRYWVSQADQQVSMRCWVSQADQQVSMRCWDQQVSIRCCVSQADQQVSIRCWVSQADQQVSIRCWVSQADQQVSIRCCVSQADQQVSMRCWVSQADQQVSIRYWVSQADQQVSIRYWVSQADQQVSMRCWVSQADQQVSMRCWVSQADQQVSMRCWVSQADQQVSMRCWVSQADQQVSMRCWDQQVSIRYWVSQADQQVSIRCWVSQADQQVSMMCWVSQADQQVSMRCWVSQADQQVSMRCWVSQADQQVSMRCWVSQADQQVSIRYWVSQADQQVSMRCCVSQADQQVSMRCWVSQADQQVSIRCCVSQADQQVSMRCWVSQADQQVSMRCWDQQVSIRYWVSQADQQVSIRCWVSQADQQVSIRFWVSQADQQVSMMCWVSQADQQVSMRCWVSQADQQVSMRCWVSQADQQVSMRCWVSQADQQVSIRYWVSQADQQVSIRYWVSQADQKVSMRCWVSQADQQVSMRCWDQQVSIRCCVSQADQQVSMRCWVSQADQQVSIRYWVSQADQQVSIRYWVSQADQQVSMRCWVSQADQQVSMRCWDQQVSIRCCVSQADQQVSIRYWVSQADQQVSIRCWASQADQQVSMRCWVSQADQVSIRFWVSQADQQV, from the exons ATGAGGTgttgggttagtcaggctgatcagcAAGTCTCAATACGCTattgggttagtcaggctgatcagcAAGTCTCAATAAGGTattgggttagtcaggctgatcagcAAGTCTCAATACGCTattgggttagtcaggctgatcaacAAGTCTCAATAAGGTattgggttagtcaggctgatcagcAAGTCTCAATGAGGTgttgggttagtcaggctgatcaacAAGTCTCAATGAGGTGTTGGGATCAACAAGTCTCAATAAGGTGTtgtgttagtcaggctgatcagcAAGTCTCAATAAGGTgttgggttagtcaggctgatcaacAAGTCTCAATAAGGTgttgggttagtcaggctgatcagcAAGTCTCAATAAG GTGTtgtgttagtcaggctgatcaacAAGTCTCAATGAGGTgttgggttagtcaggctgatcaacAAGTCTCAATAAGGTattgggttagtcaggctgatcaacAAGTCTCAATAAGGTattgggttagtcaggctgatcaacAAGTCTCAATGAGGTgttgggttagtcaggctgatcaacAAGTCTCAATGAGGTgttgggttagtcaggctgatcagcAAGTCTCAATGAGGTgttgggttagtcaggctgatcagcAAGTCTCAATGAGGTgttgggttagtcaggctgatcaacAAGTCTCAATGAGGTGTTGGGATCAACAAGTCTCAATACGCTattgggttagtcaggctgatcagcAAGTCTCAATAAGGTgttgggttagtcaggctgatcagcAAGTCTCAATGATGTgttgggttagtcaggctgatcagcAAGTCTCAATGAGGTgttgggttagtcaggctgatcagcAAGTCTCAATGAGGTgttgggttagtcaggctgatcagcAAGTCTCAATGAGGTgttgggttagtcaggctgatcaacAAGTCTCAATAAGGTattgggttagtcaggctgatcagcAAGTCTCAATGAGGTGTtgtgttagtcaggctgatcagcAAGTCTCAATGAGGTgttgggttagtcaggctgatcaacAAGTCTCAATAAGGTGTtgtgttagtcaggctgatcagcAAGTCTCAATGAGGTgttgggttagtcaggctgatcagcAAGTCTCAATGAGGTGTTGGGATCAACAAGTCTCAATACGCTattgggttagtcaggctgatcagcAAGTCTCAATAAGGTgttgggttagtcaggctgatcagcAAGTCTCAATAAGGTtttgggttagtcaggctgatcagcAAGTCTCAATGATGTgttgggttagtcaggctgatcagcAAGTCTCAATGAGGTgttgggttagtcaggctgatcagcAAGTCTCAATGAGGTgttgggttagtcaggctgatcaacAAGTCTCAATGAGGTgttgggttagtcaggctgatcaacAAGTCTCAATAAGGTattgggttagtcaggctgatcaacAAGTCTCAATAAGGTattgggttagtcaggctgatcagaaagtctcaatgaggtgttgggttagtcaggctgatcaacAAGTCTCAATGAGGTGTTGGGATCAACAAGTCTCAATAAGGTGTtgtgttagtcaggctgatcaacAAGTCTCAATGAGGTgttgggttagtcaggctgatcaacAAGTCTCAATAAGGTattgggttagtcaggctgatcaacAAGTCTCAATAAGGTattgggttagtcaggctgatcaacAAGTCTCAATGAGGTgttgggttagtcaggctgatcaacAAGTCTCAATGAGGTGTTGGGATCAACAAGTCTCAATAAGGTGTtgt